The following coding sequences lie in one Danio rerio strain Tuebingen ecotype United States chromosome 3, GRCz12tu, whole genome shotgun sequence genomic window:
- the zgc:172090 gene encoding uncharacterized protein LOC565611: protein MSLSKETNDPQFMEQNTVLLLIGKSGCGKSSTGNIMFNSSVFESRISSSSVTRVSQTHTASVNNRSVMVVDTPDFRYSTHADFDSDSELKRALQLCVSGAHVILLFLPLSTFTEQEQEFIHWFEQKFGAEALRFTLVLFTHADKPHMRTLAELIRGNTQLSDFINRCGRRYHEFNIKAPANRRQVTELMEKVERLVSENTHSFYTLEMMEDEEKRRKEEERREKEKKERERQITLERVRRETEIRARREYEEAKQWQEEEKKKEREHQITLERVRRETEIRVRREYEEEQKKERKKLFKQITLKRLCVIAAFSVVSGLVLMSKKDSSLWMFMCGFITGGSAATAGVGCGFLCRLMWKSSFFSSSPHERPSVFRYFLLKTSGVVCGLAVGAAIGQFVGRNLLLVTFINGLAGAAGAWTALQRGW, encoded by the exons ATGTCGTTGAGTAAAGAGACGAATGATCCTCAGTTCATGGAGCAG AACACAGTGCTGCTGCTGATCGGCAAAAGTGGATGTGGGAAAAGCTCCACAGGAAACATCATGTTCAATAGTTCGGTGTTTGAGTCCAGAATAAGCTCTTCATCAGTGACGAGAGTCAGTCAAACACACACTGCATCTGTCAATAACCGCAGTGTGATGGTAGTCGATACTCCAGACTTCAGATACTCCACACACGCTGACTTTGACTCAGACTCTGAGCTGAAGAGAGCTCTTCAGTTATGTGTATCAGGAGCTCATGTTATTCTGCTCTTTCTGCCTTTAAGCACCTTCACTGAGCAGGAGCAGGAGTTCATCCACTGGTTTGAGCAGAAGTTTGGTGCAGAAGCTCTCAGATTTACTCTGGTGCTCTTCACTCACGCAGATAAACCACACATGAGGACACTAGCAGAACTGATCAGGGGAAACACCCAATTATCTGATTTCATTAATCGATGCGGACGCAGATATCATGAGTTTAACATTAAAGCTCCAGCAAACAGACGACAGGTGACTGAACTGATGGAGAAAGTAGAGAGACTGGTGTCTGAGAACACACACTCCTTCTACACACTGGAGATGATGGAGGACGAGGAgaagaggagaaaagaggaggagagaagagagaaagagaagaaagagagagaacgTCAGATTACATTAGAGAGAGTCAGACGAGAGACAGAGATACGAGCCAGGAGAGAATATGAGGAGGCGAAACAGTGGCAAGAAGAGGAgaagaagaaagagagagaacatCAGATTACATTAGAGAGAGTCAGACGAGAGACAGAGATACGAGTCAGGAGAGAATATGAGGAGGAACAGAAGAAAGAGAGGAAGAAGCTCTTTAAACAGATAACCCTGAAGCGCCTCTGTGTGATTGCAGCTTTCTCTGTAGTATCAGGGTTAGTGTTAATGAGTAAGAAAGACTCTTCACTGTGGATGTTCATGTGTGGCTTCATCACCGGAGGATCAGCAGCCACTGCTGGAGTGGGCTGTGGGTTTCTCTGTAGACTGATGTGGAAGAGTTCGTTCTTCTCCTCTTCTCCTCATGAGCGTCCCAGTGTGTTCAGATACTTTCTGCTGAAGACGTCAGGTGTTGTGTGTGGTTTAGCTGTTGGAGCTGCCATTGGTCAGTTTGTTGGAAGAAATTTACTTTTGGTTACGTTTATCAATGGTTTAGCTGGAGCTGCTGGAGCCTGGACAGCATTGCAGAGAGGCTGGTGA